TGATGCCGGCGGTGAACGCACCGATCGCCATGAAGGCGCCGCCGCTCAGCGCGATCTGGCCCGCGCCGCCGACCAGGATCGACTGACCGATCGACGCGATCGCGAAGATCGCGCACGACTGGGCGATCAGGTTGATGTAGGGGCCAGCCCCAGCCGCCCACAGCGCTGCTGCAACGAGCAGGAGGGTCACCGCGAGATGGGTAGGAGCGCCCGGACGGGTGAGCGCGTCCTTCAGCCGGCCGGTGCGACCACCGGTCCCGCCCGACTGGGGGGACGGGTCTGGCGCGTCGGAGGACGATCGCGCGTCGACAGGGGCGTCGGCGATCTCGGGAACCTGCGCGGGGGACATGTCCATCACAACCTCACGACCTCGGCCTTGCCGAACAGGCCGGTCGGACGAACCATCAGGAAGGCGAGCATCACGGAGAAGGCGACCAGGTCCACCCAGTCCGTGCCGAGCGTGGCCGCCACCGCGTTCTGCAGCGCGCCGAGGACGAGCCCTCCGAAGAGCGCTCCCGGCACCGAGTCGAGGCCACCGAGGATGATCGCGGGGAAGGCGAAGAAGCCGATGTTGGCGACTCCGACCGGGTCCACCGACGACCGCAGCGCGAAGGCGATGCCCGCGAAGGCCGCCGTCAGTCCTGCCAGGCCCCACGCGATGGTCGCGATCCGCGCCGCGCTCACGCCCAGGTGGACCGACAGGCCCGGGTTGTCGGCGACGGCGTTCATCTGAAGACCGAGCTGTGTCTTGGCGAGGATCAGCAGGATCGCGGCGACGACGAGCAGCGTGATGCCGACCGAGACGAGGTCGGCGACCGTGATGGTGGCGCCGGCGACCTGGAACGAACGGTCGCCCACGACGTCGGGCAGGGCGAGCGGGCTGGTGCCGTAGCGCACCGCCACCACGGCCTGGAGCACCCCCGCCAGGCCGATCGTGGCGACCGAGGTGGCGAAGGGCTCTCGCGCGGCTACCTTCGCGAAGACCACGATGTAGACGAACGCACTGAACATCGCCACGAGCGTCACCGTGATCGCCGTCGCGACGAGGAACGGCAGCTGTTCGTTCTTCACCAGGTCGTAGAAGAGGAAGGCGCCGAGGAGCATGAACCCGCCCTGGCAGAAGCTCAGGACCTTCGACGCCCGGAAGAGGAGGACGAACCCCACTCCGACCAGCCCGTAGAGCGAGCCTGTGACTATCGAGCCCCAGACGGCTTGTGCGAACACGCCCACGTTGCGAATCTCCCTACCTCGGTCGTACGAAGGTGACGCGGATCAGAAAACGACTTTGACATCGACGTCAGTTTATGGAGCAGGTCACATCCCGTCAACGTCCTTGCGCTGCGAGACCACCGAGGAACCGCCAGGTGCGTTCGTCGTCGTCCCCTCGCGCCACGACGTGGGCCGCAAACTCGGTGACGCCCGCGTCGGCGAACCGGTGCAGCTGGCCGGCGACGGTCGCCTCATCGCCGACGAGGGACAGGGCCGCGACACCGTCGGCACCTTCGCGCTCCAGCACTCGCTGGTACGACGGCAGCGCGTCGTTCGCGCCGAGCTTGCGGTGGATCGCCGCGCGGGCCGCGTCGACGTCGTCGGTCACGCACAGCGGGAGCGCGGTCACGATCCGGAACGGCTCCGTACGGCCGGCGGCCGCCGCCACGATGACCTGCTCGACAGTGCGCAGTCCGGAGGCCCACGTGACCACGCCGTCCGCCTGCTCGGCAGCGAACCCCGCCATGACCGGGTTGACCGCGCCGAGCACGACCTGCGGCGCAGGCGCCCTCGGCTGCAGCCGCTCGGGCTGCTCGCCACCGAGCAGACTGCGCAGCTCGGCGAGATACGAGCGCATCGTGGCCATCGGCGAGCCCCACTCGGCCGCGAACAGGCGTTCGGCCAGATCTTTGTGCGACGTCCCGAGCCCGAGGGTCAAGCGACCTCCGGACACTTCCTGCACGGTCAGCGCTTGCTGCGCGAGCGCATACGGCGTGCGGAGGGGAATCGGAGCGACGGCCGTCGCGATCTCGACGTCCTCGACCCGGCTCGCCGCCACCGCGAGCGCGGTGAGGGTGTCGAGGCCGTTCAGCATCGGCGCCCAGTAGCCCGCAAGTCCTGTCCGACCGACCCTCGAGACCTCGTCCACGACCTGCGCGACGCTGCCGTGGTTGGTGGTCGAGGAGTGGATCGAGATGCGCATCGTCATAGGTGGGTCCTCAGCAGCTGGCCACCGTCGACGAGGATCTCGGCGCCGGTGAGATAGGAAGCCTGCTCGGAGAGCAGGAAGGAGACGACGGACGCGATCTCGTCGGTGCGACCCGGTCGCCCGAGAGGCACCCACGACGAGATCCTGGGGATGCTCGCCTCGGGAAGCATCGGTGTCGCGATCGCTCCCGGGAGCAGGGTGTTGACGCGGATCCCGAGCTCGGCAAGCTCGACCGCAGCGCTCTGCGCCAAGCCGCGGGCTCCCCACTTCGACGCCCCGTAGCCGGCGTGCTCGGCGAAGGGACGCATCGCGGCGTTGCTCGCGGTGACGACGACCGCCGGCGCCGTGCCTTCACGCAGCAAAGGGACGCACGTCTGGAGGGCGAGCAGGAGACCGAGGGTGTTGACCCGCCATGCACGCTCGAAGTCGGCGGGATCCTCCTCGAGCAGCGGTGAGCGGTGCAGGATCCCGGCGTTGCTCACGAGGCCGTCCAGACGGCCGAACCGCTCACGGACGGCGGCGATCGCTTCCTGCCACTCGTCGGCCGAGGTCACATCGAGCCGCTGCGCGAGCACCGCGTCGCGGGGCAGCGGCTCGACCGTACTCACAAGCTCGTCCGCGAGCACGTCGCAGGCGACCACGGCGTATCCGTCGTCCAGCAGCGTCCGCACCACGGCCAGCCCTTGTCCGCGTGCCGCTCCGGTCACCAGCGCGACCCGACGTGCGGTCATCGGCGAGCCACCAGGGCTTGCACGAGTGCTCGGTGCTCGGGCGTGGCGGTGAGTCGTACGTGCTCCTCGGCGTCACGGTCGCACGCCTCGGCGAACGAGAGGGCTGGTACGAGGTCGGAGGTCGCCGCCATCACCGCAACCGCCGGAGCCGGCACCCGCGCGAACCGTCGTGCGACTCGCATCGTCTGCTCCACGAGCTCGTCGTCGGGATGGACTCCGTTCACGAGTCCGCGCGCGAGCGCGACGTCGGCGGGGACGGCCGCGGAGGAGTAGAGCAGCTCCCGCGCGACCGCTCGACCCACGAGGTCGTGCAGCAGCCAGCTGCAGCCGAAGTCTCCCGCGAGGCCCACGCGCCCGAACCCGGTCATCAGCACCGCGGAGCTCGCGGCGTAGCGGACGTCGCAGGCGAGCGCCAATGCCAGACCCGCGCCCACCGCCGGCCCCGGGATCATCGCGATCGTCGGCTTCGCGAGCTCGCGCAGCCTCACCACGGTGCGGCGTTGGAGATCTGCCTGGGCGGTCGCGCGGCCGTCTGGATCGTCGGCCGCACCGAAGATGCTCCGCCCAGCCGCCATCAGGCCGACGTCGCCACCCGCGCAGAAAGCGCCACGGGCACCGGTCAGCACCAGTGCTCGAACCTCGGCCGACCCGGAGGCGACGTCCAGCGCCGCGGCCAGTCCTTCGAGCAGCGGGAGCGAGAGGGCGTTGCGCACCTCGGGGCGGTCGAGGGTGACGACCAGGACACCGTCATCCAATGACGCTGTCACGTCGTCGGTCCCGGTGGCGACGATCTCCACGGCAACTCCTTGCTCGAAGGACTAGATTTCGACATCGACGTCAAAGTTATAGTTGCGTCCTATGCAGCGCAACAGCCTGGAGGAACACGTGGGCCCCCTGACCGCCCCTTTGAGCGGCATCACCGTCGTCGCCTTCGAGCAGGCGGTGTCGGCGCCGTACGCCACCCGTGTCCTCGCCGACCTCGGCGCGCGGGTGATCAAGGTGGAACGACCCGGCACCGGTGACTTCACACGCTGGTTCGACGAGGACGCCGGCGGACTTGCGACCCATTTCGTGTGGCTCAACCGCAACAAGGAGTCGATCGCGCTCGACGTCAAGGACCCCGCGGCTCGTCCGACGCTCGAGGCGCTGCTCGACCGGGCCGACGTCGTGGTCCAGAACCTCGCGCCGGGCGCGGCTGCTCGTCTCGGACTCGACGCCGAGAGTCTCGTCGCGGCTCGCCCGCACCAGGTCGCGGTCGACATCTCGGGCTACGGCCACGACGGACCCCACGCCCACCGGCGGGCGTACGACCTGCTGGTCCAGGCCGAGTCCGGCTCGTGCGCCTCGACGGGCTGGCCCGGGCGACCGGCGCGGCCGGCGATCCCTTCGGCGGACGTGGGAAGCGGACTGATGACAGCGGTGTCCGTGCTCGCCGCCCTCCAGGCACGGCACGAGCACGGCCGCGGGGCCGCACTGCACATCAACATGTTCGACGTCTCCGCGGACTTCCTTGGCTTCTCCCTGCTGCACGCGCTGTACACGGGTCAGGAGCGGCCGCCGCACGGGATGAGCTCACCCACGGTCGCCCCGTACGGCTCGTACCCGACGCGAGACGGCCGCTCGGTCGTGCTCGGCACCACGAACGACGGAGAGTGGCAGCGCCTCACGCGGGACCTGATCGAGCGCGACGACCTGGCCGAGGATCCCGAGTACGCGACGAACGACCAGCGCTGGCGCCACACCGACGCGATCAACGCCGAGATCCGCCGGTGGACCGTCGAGCACGACGCCGAGGAGATCTGCGCGCGTGCGGACCGGGCCGGGATCGGCAGCGCCGTCCTGCGCAGCGTTCCCGAGGCGGCACGTCACCCGGAGATCGTCGCGCGAGACCGGTGGGCGCAGGTCGACTCCCCAGTGGGCCCGGTCTCCAGCCTGCGCGCGCCGTTCGAGTCGACCACGTGGGAGCAGCCGCTCGCGGCCGTCCCCGGTCTCGGTCAACACACTGACACGATCCTCGCCGAGCTCGGCCTGTCGGCACCAGGTCCCGCCGCGGACATCTCGATCGACCGGTTGCGTGACGGTCTCGAGCGCTGGGCGGCCGCGGAGCCGTCACGGATCGCGCTCGTCGACGACGCCCGTTCGTGGACGTACGGCGAGCTCGAGCACGCCGTGGCGGTCGCCGTCGGCCGGCTGCGGCGCTCGGGCGCGAGGCCGGGACGTGCCGTCCTCATCGTGGCCCCGGTCTCGGCTGCCGCTGTCACCGCCTACCTCGCTGTTCTCCGGACCGGCGCCACCGCCGTGCTCCTGGACCGCAGGTGTGGGATCGCCGACGTTCGACACGCGCTCGAAGCGCTCGGTGCCGATCTCGTCGTGTCGACCCGGGATCTCGTCACGAGTCTCGATCTCGACCAGTTGGGGGCAGCGGTGCTCGACCTCGACCATCTGGGCGCGGTCGGCGACCCGGACCGTAGGTGGGTGGAGCCGGATCCGTCGATGCGAGCGTCGGTGTTCTTCACGTCCGGCACCACCAGTCGTCCGAAGGCGGTGCTCCACAGCCTGAGGTCGATCGGCGCGGGGGCACGCAACATGGCGACGGCCTTGTCATTCACTGCGGCTGACTCGGCCTTCCTCAGCAGCCCGGTCGCGAGCATCACCGGGATCATGCACGTCCACCTCGCCATCGACACCGGCGGCAGCCTCGTCCTCGAAGACCGCTTCGATCCTGAACCGTCTCTGCGGCGGGTGCTCGGCCACGGGTGCACGACGCTCGGGGGCGCGCCGATCATCGCGGAGGAGCTCTTCCGAGAGGCCCGGCGGCGCGAGCTCGAGCGCCTGCCGATCCGAGCCGTCGCACTCGGGGGCGCGATGATCCCGCGCGACCTGCTGGAGCTCGCGACGGACCGGTGGGGAATCGTCGTGAGCCGCGTGTACGGCTCGTCCGAGGCTCCCGTCGCGACCTTCTCCCTTCCCTCCGACACGGGTGATGCACGACTCGCGAACGACGGCGCGCCGGGGCCCGGCTCCGAAGTCGCGATCGCCCCCTCCGGCGAGGTGCTCCTCCGTGGTCCGATGCTGTTCCTGGGGTACGCCGACGCGAACGACAACACCGACGCCTTCACGACCGACGGGTGGTTCCGGACCGGTGACCTGGGGCGGCTCGAGCGCGACGAGGTCGACCGTGACCGGCTGGTGATCACCGGACGGCTCAAGGAGGTCGTGGTCCGCAAGGGGATGAAGATCTCCCTGCCCGAGATCGACGCGGCGGCCCGGCTGCTTCGCGGGATCGAGGAGGCAACCGCGTACGCCGTGCCGGATCCCGAGACGGGCGAGCACCTCGCCCTTGCCGTCCTCCCCCAGGCCGGGACGACGGTCTCGCTCGGGTCGATCACCGAGCAGCTGCGCGCCGCAGGGCTCGCCAAGGGCAAGCTTCCGGAGGAGGTCGTGGTGTGGGAGTCGCCCCTGCCCCGCACCGCCACCGGGAAGGTCCGACGCGGAGCCCTCGCCGGTGGAGGCGTACGCCGGATCGTCGCCGAGCGGCTTCAACACCCTGGCGGTGCAACCACGTGATGAGTCGTACGAACGAGGAGCAAGCAGTGGAAGACACAGACGGAGCACGATACGCGCGGGTGAGCACGCTGATGGCGGACTACGCCGTACGCGTGGACTCTCGAGACGCCGATGGTTGGGCGGACATCTTCATCCCTGACGGGGTACTCACGTTCGCAGGCAAGCGGGTCGAGGGGCGTGAGGCGCTGGCAGCGTTCGCCGCCGCGTCGCCGCCCGGGATCCACCTCGGCGGATCGCCGACGATCGCCGACGACGGCGAGATCCTGAGCGTCCGCTCGCAGTTCGTCTTCGTCCCGGCCGACGGGTCGAGGGTGCTCGCCGGCTCGTACCACGACCGCGTGCTCGACGACGGGACGACCGCCCGACTGGTCGAGCGTGCGATCGAGATCGTGGCTTCGATGAAGCCCGGCCGCGCTGCGACGGGGTGACCCGCTGTGTACTCTGACGTCGCAATCAGAAGGAGGACCAAAAATGGTCGACAGCACACCGCGATCCGCGAAAGGCCGCCGCACCCGCGTGCGCCTCTTCGAAGCCGGCAAGACGGTGTTCGAGCGCGACGGATTCCTTCAGGCCAGGATCAGCGACATCTCTGCTGAGGCTGGAGTCTCGCACGGTTCCTTCTACCACTACTTCGACTCCAAAGAGACGCTCTTCCGCGAGATCGCCGAGCAGGTCGAGGTTCGCCTGGTCGGGATGGACGACCTGACCCTCGAGGGCGAGCAGCCGCCGGCCGTCGAACGGATCCGGGCCGCCAACCGCTCCTACCTTCGCGCCTACAAGAAGGAAGCGAAGATCATGCGGGTGATCGAGGAGGTCAGCCGCTACGACGCCGAGGTCCAGGCCGTGCGCAAGCGCCGCGACGACCACCTCGCGTCCCGGATGGAGTCCTCGATCGCCAAGCTGCAGAAGAAGGGGCTGGCCGACGCGCGCGTCGACGTCCGGTACGCCGCCACGGCCCTCGGCAGCATGGTCGCGCGGTTCGCCGAGGAGATGTTCATCCGCGGGGGCGACTTCGAGATCAATGAGGCGGTCGAGCAGCTGACGCTCCTGTGGTGCAACGCGCTCGGCATCAGCTCCGACGAGACCTGACCCCGCGCTGGCGCATTCGTCGTCAGAAGCAATATTGACGTCGACTAAGGTTTTGGCGCAGACTGTGAGTCTCCCACCGAAAGGCGCGCCATGCCCCAGGACGTCATCACCGTCGAGGTGGACGACACGATCGCCGTCGTCACTCTCAACCGGCCCGACTCGCTCAACTCGTCGAACCCCGACCTGCACGCGCGGCTCGCGACGATCTGGGACGACGTCGCTGCGATCGACGGTCTCCGCGCCGTCGTCCTGACCGGCGCCGGGCAAGCGTTCTCGGCCGGCGGCGACTTCGGGCTGCTCGACCGGATGGTGAAGGACCCCCAGCTGCGGGACGAAGTGATGGCTGAGGCCGCGGCGATCGTGCGTGCGATCGTCGAGTTCCCCCTCCCCCTGATCGCCGCCGTCAACGGCCCCGCGGTGGGCCTCGGCGCCAGCGTGGCCGGGTTCGCCGACCTGGTCGTCATGGCGGAGGACGCGTTCTTCGCTGATCCTCACGTCTCGCTCGGGCTCGTCGCGGGCGACGGGTCGGTCATGACGTGGCCACAGCACATGGGCCTGCAGCGCGCAAAGGAGTGGATCCTGCTCGGCGGGCGCATGTCGGCCGAAGAGGCCCTCCGCGTCGGTCTGGCCAACCGGGTCGCACCGTCGGGCGAGGCGCTCAAGCAGGCGCTCGAGCTGGCCCGTCGCGTCGCGGCGATGCCGCCCCAGTCCGTACGCGAAACCTTGCGAGCGCTCGACAAGCCGTTGCGCGACCGGCTCGACGGCGATCTCGCCGCCGTGCTCGGCGCCGAGACCCGGTCGTTCGACGAGCCCGAGTTCCAGGCCAACCTCGGGCGCCTGATCAGCCGCTCCAGTCGGTAGACACGCCGCGGGCCGGTCGTGATCTCCGGCGACCGGCGTTATTGACTTCGACGTCAATATTGTAGATCGTTGTGACAGAGATCCCCGCGCCCACCACTCGAAGGAGATGAACGTGCCAGACGCCGTCATCGTCGCATCCGCCCGTACGCCCATCGGGCGCGCTCACAAGGGCTCGTTGGTCGATGCCCGCGCCGACGACCTTGCGGCCACAGTCGTCCAGGCGGCGCTCGACAAGGTGCCCGGGCTCGCCCCCGAGGCGATCGAGGACCTCTATATCGGAGCCTCCAACCACACCGGCGAGCAGTCGCAGAACCTCGGACGACGGGTCGCGGTCCTCCTGGGGCGTGACGATCTGCCCGCGGTCACGGTCAACCGCGCCTGCGCCTCGTCGATCCAGACCACGCGCATGGCGTTCCACGCGATCCGCGCCGGGGAGGGCGAGGCGTTCCTCTCGGTCGGGGCCGAGAGCGTCTCGCGCTACCGACCTGCACCGGCGGGCACCGAGCACCCGGACTTCGCCGCCGCGCAGGACCGGACCTCGCTCCGGGCGACCGGTGGCGGCGGCACGTGGGGAGACCCGCGCGAGGAGGGCGATCTGCCCGACTACTACATCCCGATGGGACAGACCGCCGAGAACGTCGCCGAGCTGTGCGGCATCAGCCGCGCCGACCAGGACGCCTTCGCCCTGCGATCGCAGCAACGGTACGCCGCAGCCGAGGCAGCCGGCTCCCACTCCCGACTGATCGCCCCCGTCAAGCTCGCCGACGGCACGTGGATGGAGCATGACGACTCTCCGCGGCCCGGCACCACGCTCGACGGCCTGTCGCAGCTGAAGCCGGTCTTCCGCCCGGACGGCACCGTCACCGCCGGCAACAGCTGTCCGCTCAACGACGGCGCTGCGGCACTCGTCGTGGTGAGCGACACGATCGCCGCCACCCTCGACGCGCCGGTCCAGGCGCGCGTCATCGGCACCGCCGCATCGGGCCTCTCCCCCGAGATCATGGGTCTCGGTCCGGTTGACGCCACCGAGCGGGTGCTGGCCCGGTGCGGCCTGACGACAGACGACCTCGACGTCATCGAGATCAACGAGGCGTTCGCCGCGCAGGTGGTGGCGTCGCAACGTGCACTCGGACTCGACGAGGACAAGGTGAACGTCAACGGCGGAGCCATCGCGCTCGGCCACCCGTTCGGCATGACCGGCGCGCGCCTGATCGGTCAGGCGATGCAGATCCTCCATGAGAACGACGCGGAGCTCGCGCTCGTGACGCTCTGCGTCGGCATGGGCCAGGGAATGGCGATCGTGCTCGAACGAGTCGGCTGACGGACGCCGGGAAGGACATCACACGCATGCGCAGAACGCTCTACGACCAGGAGCACGAGGACTTCCGCCTGATGGTGCGCAAGTTCCTCCAGGACGAGGTCGTGCCCGTCTACGCCGACTGGGAGGACGAGGGCCTCGTTCCTCGCTCGTTCTTCGAGCGGCTCGGCGAGCTCGGGGTGATGGGACTCACGATCCCGGAGCAGTACGGCGGCGCCGGCGAGGCGAGCTATCGCTTCGGCGCGGTGCTGAGCGAGGAAGTCTCGGCGGCACTCGTCGCCACCGGCCCGTTGCGGTGCCACCTCGACGTCGTCCTGCCGTACTTCCTGGCGTACGCGAACGACGAGCAGCGGCAGAGGTGGTTCCCCGGCCTCGCCGCGGGGCATCTCCTGACCGCCGTGGCGATGACCGAGCCCGGCGCCGGATCCGACCTGTCGGCGATCCGCACGCGCGCCCGCCGCGACGGCGACGCGTATGTCCTCGACGGGGCGAAAACCTTCATCACCGGCGGCATGCTGGCCGATCTCACGATCGTGGTCGCACGCACCTCCGACGAGGAGAACCCTCGCCAGGGCCTCTCGCTCCTCGTCGTCGAGTCCGGCATGGACGGATTCACCCGCAGCGGCCCGATGAAGAAGCTGGGCATGCACGTCCAGGACACCGCTGAGCTCTTCTTCGACGGCGTACGCGTCCCGGTCACGAACCTCCTCGGTGAGGAAGGCCGCGCGTTCGAGCACCTGGGCAACAACCTTCCCAAGGAGCGGCTCGGCATCGCCGTGACGGCTGTGGCCAACGCGAAGGCCGCGGTCGAGCTCGCCAAGGCCTACGTCCAGGACCGGAGGGCCTTCGGCAAGCGCATCGCCGAGTTCCAGAACACCCGTTTCGAGCTGGCGTCGGTGACGACTGAGCTCGACGCCGCTCAGCTGATGGTCGACCACGGCGTCGCCGAGCTGGACGAGGGGCGCCTGTCGCCGGTCGACGCAGCGAAGATCAAGCTCTTCGCGACGGAGGTGCAGGGTCGCGCGATCGATCGGTGCCTCCAGCTGTTCGGCGGCTACGGCTACATGGCCGAGTACCCGATCTCGCGGTTGTACGCCGACGCGCGCGTCACCCGCATCTACGGCGGCACCAGTGAGGTCATGCGCACGATCATCGCGAAGTCGCTAGGAATCTGACCAACCCCGAGCACAGAGGTGAGCATGGACAGCAACACCATCGCGGACGTCATCGAGATCCAGCAGCTGCTGGCCCGCTACGCAGTCCGCATGACCCAGCACGATGTCGAGGGTGTCGTCGGCGTCTTCGCCCCCGGCGGAACGTACAGCGCCTTCGGAGACATCTACGACACGACGGACTTCCCCCTTCTCATGGACGCAGCGCCGCGCGGCCACTACACCACGGGCATCCCTCTCCTCGAGATCGACGGCGACACCGCCACCGGCGTACAGACGCTGTCGTTCGTCGCGCAGACCGACCACGCGATGCGGATCGGCTACTACACCGACACCTACACCCGGACGACAGACGGTTGGCGGCTGCAGACCCGTGCGATGACGTTCCTGCGCCGCGACGGCTCGCAGAACTCCGGGAAGGCGCACGACCCGCTGCGGCCGGCACCGACCAGCTCCGCGAGCTGAGCGGCGCCCGACCGTGGACCTGCTGACGTTCCGTACCGACCTCGACGCCTGGATCGAGACGAACCGTGCACAGCTGACACCGGTCGAGGCCGGGGAAGGCACGTTGGCCGGCCAGCTCGCGCACCTCGCGATCGTCAAGAAGCTCGCGTACGACGCCGACTTCGGTCGCTACGGCTGGCCGGAGCGGGTGGGCGGTCTGGGTGGCGCCCCGATCTATCGGGCGCTGCTCGGCGAGCGGCTGACCGCGGAGGGATTCGTGCAGCCCGGCGGCTGGTCCATGACGGAGGTGCTCGCGCCGACGATGATCGACTTCGCCTCGCCGGGCCTTGCAGCCGAGGTCGTCCCGCTCCTGCTCAGCGGGGCGGAGCACTGGTGCCAGGGATTCTCGGAGCCGGGCACCGGCAGCAATCTCGCTGCCCTGTCGTGCAAGGCAGTCCAGACCGACGACGGCTGGTTGGTCAACGGCCAGAAGGTGTGGACGAGTCACGCCCAGCTGTCCGATCGCTGCGTGCTCCTGACTCGTACGGGCACCCGTGAGTCGGCGCACCGCGGCATCACGGCGCTGTTCGTCGACATGGACACGCCCGGGATCACCGTACGGCCGATCGAGACGCAGCACGGCGTCGACGAGTTCTGCGAGGTCTTCTTCGAGGACGTCCTGGTCCCCGACGCCCGCCGCCTCGGTGAGGTCGGAGGCGGCTGGGCGGTCGCGATGGACCTGCTGCCGTACGAGCGGAGCACTGCCTTGTGGCACCGCGGCGCCTTCGTACACCGGCGTTTCGTAGACCTGCTGGGCGACGCCGAGCCTGACGCGCTCGACCCTCGCTCTGTGGGTGAGGTGGCGATGAAGCTGTTCGCCCTGCGCGCCGTCTCGCGCGGTACGCAGTACAGGATCAGCGCCGGTGATCGGCTCGGTGCCGAGACTTCCGTCGACAAGCTCCTCCTCGGACTGACCGAACAGGCCGTCTACGACCTGGTGGCTGACGGTCTCGCCGATCGGGTCGTCGCCGGCGAGGACCCGGCGAGTCGCCGCTGGCGCTCGGAGTTCCTCTACTCGCGCGCGGCGACGATCTACGGGGGTACGTCCGAGATCCAGCGCAACGTTCTTGCCCGGCGCGTGCTGGGCCTCGGAGAGGAGTCGTGATGGAGCAGAGCGAGCGCGAGCAGTTCGCCGAGACTGTCCGCAAGGTCTTCGACCGTACGGACACCCTGCCCGACGACGGGCTCGAGGCGATCGGCTGGCGCGATGCGCTGGCTGCCTGGGGTGGGCCGGCGATCAGCATCGTGCTGGGGGCTCAGGGCCGCGCATGCGCCACCTCGGGCGCGATCGATGACGTCGTCGCAGGCGCGCTGGGCCTCGACGCAGCGCCGGACGCTGTCCTCCTCCCTCGCCTCGGGAGCCAGCAGCCTCCGACGACGGCGTCAGACGAGGGTGTGACGGTCGCCGGCGTCGCGACCGCGCGCATCCTCGCTGCCACGCGCGTTGCCGTCGCCGTCGGGGACCCGACCGGCTGTCGCGTCGTGCGTGTCCCGACCGAGCTGCTCACGGTCGAGCCGATCCTGGGTGTCGACGCCGATGCGCGTCTGTTCAGCGTCACGGCCGAGGTCGCGACCGGGGATCTCGAGGACGGGCCCAGTGTGGACTGGGCACGTGCCCTGGCGTTCGGGCAGGTCAGCGTCGCATGCGAGCTCGTCGGAGTCGGACGCGGCATGCTCGAGCTCGCGATCGAGCACGCCACGTCCCGGGTGCAGTTCGGCCGTACGATCGGGTCCTTTCAGGCCGTTCGCCACCGGCTCGTCGACTCCTTCATCGCCCTCGAAGGTGCCTCGGCTGCGGCGGCGGCGTGCTGCGACGTCATGATCGGTGACGGCCCAGATGGCGGCAGCGCGGGCACCCTGCCGTCGGCGCACGCCGCGATGGCGAAGGCACTCGCTGGAGACGCCGCTCGTACGGCAGCGAAGCACGCTCAGCAGGTCCTCGCGGGGATCGGCTTCACGTCCGAGCACCGGTTCCACCACTACTTCCGCCGTACTCTGCTGCTCGACCGACTGCTCGGCTCGCGCACCGCCATCACCCAGGAGATCGGGCAGACCGCCCTCGACGCGCGGCGGGTGCCGATGGACCTCCCGCTCTAGCGGACTGCCGCGTCCCCGTTTTGTGCACTTGTGGCAGGAATCGCACCGAGGAAACCTGTCGGGATTGCACAAAACGGGGACGGGGCGGGGCTACGAGGGCGGCAGGCCGAGGATCCGGGTCGCGATCAGGTTGCGTTGGATCTGGGCAGTGCCGCCCATGACGCTCTGCGCACGGCTGTAGAGGTACATCTTCATCCACGTGTCTTCCTCGTGGTCGGGATGCACGCGGCTGGCCTTGAGCGCGGCGTGGGCGACCTGCTGCTCGACCTGGGTCATGAGGACCTTGTCGACCGACCCCTCGGGGCCGTGGGTGATCCCGTCGAGCCGGTCGGAGAGACGACGGCGGACGTGGAGCCGGAGCATCTCGGTGCCGACGAGTGCCCAGCCGAGGGTGTGGAGATCTTCCTCGGTGTACGCCGCTCGGTCTTCGCGCGCGAGCTG
Above is a genomic segment from Mumia sp. Pv4-285 containing:
- a CDS encoding acyl-CoA dehydrogenase family protein, translating into MDLLTFRTDLDAWIETNRAQLTPVEAGEGTLAGQLAHLAIVKKLAYDADFGRYGWPERVGGLGGAPIYRALLGERLTAEGFVQPGGWSMTEVLAPTMIDFASPGLAAEVVPLLLSGAEHWCQGFSEPGTGSNLAALSCKAVQTDDGWLVNGQKVWTSHAQLSDRCVLLTRTGTRESAHRGITALFVDMDTPGITVRPIETQHGVDEFCEVFFEDVLVPDARRLGEVGGGWAVAMDLLPYERSTALWHRGAFVHRRFVDLLGDAEPDALDPRSVGEVAMKLFALRAVSRGTQYRISAGDRLGAETSVDKLLLGLTEQAVYDLVADGLADRVVAGEDPASRRWRSEFLYSRAATIYGGTSEIQRNVLARRVLGLGEES
- a CDS encoding acyl-CoA dehydrogenase family protein; the encoded protein is MRRTLYDQEHEDFRLMVRKFLQDEVVPVYADWEDEGLVPRSFFERLGELGVMGLTIPEQYGGAGEASYRFGAVLSEEVSAALVATGPLRCHLDVVLPYFLAYANDEQRQRWFPGLAAGHLLTAVAMTEPGAGSDLSAIRTRARRDGDAYVLDGAKTFITGGMLADLTIVVARTSDEENPRQGLSLLVVESGMDGFTRSGPMKKLGMHVQDTAELFFDGVRVPVTNLLGEEGRAFEHLGNNLPKERLGIAVTAVANAKAAVELAKAYVQDRRAFGKRIAEFQNTRFELASVTTELDAAQLMVDHGVAELDEGRLSPVDAAKIKLFATEVQGRAIDRCLQLFGGYGYMAEYPISRLYADARVTRIYGGTSEVMRTIIAKSLGI
- a CDS encoding acyl-CoA dehydrogenase family protein, which codes for MEQSEREQFAETVRKVFDRTDTLPDDGLEAIGWRDALAAWGGPAISIVLGAQGRACATSGAIDDVVAGALGLDAAPDAVLLPRLGSQQPPTTASDEGVTVAGVATARILAATRVAVAVGDPTGCRVVRVPTELLTVEPILGVDADARLFSVTAEVATGDLEDGPSVDWARALAFGQVSVACELVGVGRGMLELAIEHATSRVQFGRTIGSFQAVRHRLVDSFIALEGASAAAAACCDVMIGDGPDGGSAGTLPSAHAAMAKALAGDAARTAAKHAQQVLAGIGFTSEHRFHHYFRRTLLLDRLLGSRTAITQEIGQTALDARRVPMDLPL
- a CDS encoding nuclear transport factor 2 family protein, translating into MDSNTIADVIEIQQLLARYAVRMTQHDVEGVVGVFAPGGTYSAFGDIYDTTDFPLLMDAAPRGHYTTGIPLLEIDGDTATGVQTLSFVAQTDHAMRIGYYTDTYTRTTDGWRLQTRAMTFLRRDGSQNSGKAHDPLRPAPTSSAS